A stretch of DNA from Salvelinus sp. IW2-2015 linkage group LG20, ASM291031v2, whole genome shotgun sequence:
AATTATGCTGTGCGTAAGCAGGGTATATAGCCTAGCCTATGGGGTTAACAGATTGCCTACGAATCAATCGGTTTGCTTTTAAATCCTACACATTGCTCGACTGTTTGTAGATATTttgctgtacacacacaaaccacccgtGTCATCCACTCTTGAATTGTTAAAACGACATGCTCaaataaacaacacaaaacatgaccACTCACTCACCCAGCACACAAGCCGAAGGATCGTTTGAGGCTGTTGAAAGAACGTCAATGGGTCGAAGGCTCCTCCAGCCTTCCCCGCACCGTACGCTTGCATCCCCTGCATCACCCCCTCCATCTTCAGCTGCTGCTGGTGGTGATTTCCCCGTCTCCGAATTCAGTACCCAGTCTAAGACGTTAAATGACGTGGGTTTGTGCGCTCGTTCAGTGTATTGACCTTGGTATTATTATAACGCTGCCCGTTGTAACGGGATTGACTCGGTTTTAATTGATTCTAGTCTCAGCTCTGCCCTTTTGCCAATCCAAAACCTTCCGACCGTGGCTGCTTTCTGTGGTTTTGAAGCTCATTTATTTCCCTCAACAgcctcttccccttctccctaTCCCTTTCTCATCTAAAGGGTTGAGAGAAAGAAGCCGAGCAGACACGCATTCTTGTGAGTAGCGAGCGCGCGCATACGGCACAGTCAAGTTTTTGACGCGCACTCACTCTCGACAATCACYTCAAGCTCCTTGCCATTTTATTTTTACTGAGGCGCGCTCCTAACAGAAAACATGATCTTATTCAATAACGGGAAAAGAAAcctatcactttttttttttttaagaagcctaCACGCTAGGACTTGAAGTGGGATAAACAAGCCCACTCACTACAGGCTCACATATGTATTATATGCATGGGTAATCAGCGATCTCTTCCTGATTTACAAATTGGATCAACTGCTTTGCTCAATCTGTTCTTCTCCCCAGTCTACCTTGTAGGAGAGGCCTATGCCACCTGGCGGATAACTATTGGCAGTGGCTCTCACTAGGCAAAACATTGTTCATGAccatgtattgtgttgtgtataAATCTAGAATGTATCGTTCAAGTAATTTACTGACTAGTGTTTTTTAGTCCAGGGCCTAAAGAGCCACCCAGAGACATATCCYATAAAAATGAGTAACGCCTACAAATCCCGAGGTATAATTATATTTCATGAGAAATTGTGACATTACCATAGCCTATTGCTTTTTCTTCTTCAGAGTCAACTGAATGACAtgaggacaataaataaatagaacaACTATTGTAAGTGAGCTGCTGATGCCAATCACACAGTACAAATTCCAAGCATGCAGATTACTTGTTAAATGCTTTAATTATTTGATTGTATATTAACATTATTAATAACAAGCAATAAAAGTTAGCAAAGATTTGCCTCAGAAATATAGATCTGAGAGGGAAAGGAGGTGGCATCAGTTTACCATAACAGCACATCATCCCTCTGGCTGTTGCCTTGGAGACAACAACTGCCCTTGTATAAGCACtcaaacagtaggcctataggaaTTATGATTAGCCAGGCATTCACATATATAAAAAGAACTGTGtaaaaaagtaaacaaaaaaacCTTGCTCAAGTCATATTTATtcagaacacaacacaccccaTTTACACCGTTTAACTTCTACCTGTGTTTCCAGCACTGACACCATTGTGTGGCAGGCTGTGATTTGTCAGAATTCACAGATGCTGCACTTGCTAATATGGGGAGTTTCATCAGTGGCTTGCCCTGCACTGACAGAGGTGGAGAGACTTGACACACCTTCAAAGCTCTGACTGCCTTGTTTATAGACATCAAACACCAGTATTATCCTTGACCTCAGAACAATTTCtgatgacaaataaaataaaaataaacgctCATTGAATTGAACACGCCACATAGACCACACAATTCAGTAGTGCCTCGTAGGGCCAATAGAACTATTCACGTTTTTGTGCCAACCTCATCCCTTAAATGACATAGGACGTTAACTTCATCCCAAAAACATACcctggacaaaaaaaataaacaaacataaaatcTATGAAATAGTCTAAGGAGATTCCATATCAGAGCTGAGCTGGTTTATTCACAGAGACAGGTGGCTCAATTCTGCAAACTTAAAGCATCAAACCATTTTGAAGGTGAGAGAAGAGGATTCTAtgatgaacaaaacaaaacaaaaacacaacagcacAAATGCTCATCAGAGGAGGAACATGCGTGTTTGTTGTGATCCTGAGTCTCAAACCACAGGGAAACCACTTCACATAATAGTATCACCCCAGTAAATCAAAACATGGCAAGTATCAAGCCTTAAAAAGAGACTTCCAAGGGTCATTCACATACATTAGAATGGagaaaggggggaaagagagcgGTGACAGTGTtgttatcaaataaaaacacatgTGGGTTTACAGCATGGATTGTGACAATACAGGTTTGAAATCAAGAGGACCATTGCTGTGCATCTTAGGCAAGGTCCTAAACCTCATTTGCGTTATGCCGTGCTGTATATTAGTCCACAAGGCAACATGATAGAAGTTCAACTGGACTTTATGAACCTGATAGCGAGTGTTTGGCTTGATTGCCTTCAAATGACCCCTGGTCATGAAGGTTGAGTGCTGTTTGTTAAAAATCAAAGTCGATTAGCTAACAATAGCTTGACATTGTGTGCGACTCAATATCATGACCTGAAAATAATGAGCAAAACTTGTTACAGAGTATGTGTTAAACCCTTTGTTTAGCCAGTAGCTTTCTGAATGGTTGTACAATGTTTGTTACTGCTGGGTTTACATACCGATGCCTTGAATCCAAGCCATTATTTTTTATGCTAAATGAAGGCACTTAAAAGACTAATTGCTTGGTGTGATTTGTTGGACATTAACATTTTTAGGTCTGACAAAACCTGGACGGATTCCTGTCTTATTTATCTGAAGGCTAATAATTAGATGTTTTGAGAAGATGAGCCAGTGGAGATTACTGGCAATCTAATATGGCACAGTTTATGGGAACATTAGGTAATTGTGATTTCCACTCAGTCAACTCAGTGTCTTTTCCTTTCGCAACATCGTTCAAGTTTGCAATAATACCCAATTATTCCGTTTTTTAAGCTTTACATGTCTGTATCGTCCAATCCATGTCTGACTATAAATTGATACTGCAACGAAAGGTACAGACTTGTAATGATAAGATAACCAAAATGTTCTAGCAAACGTTGCTGTGATGCTCTAATTTGTTTCCAGCTACGTTGCATAATGaatatttcaaataattttgTCAGGTACATGCTTCCATTGATGTTAAATGTTACAAGTCAGCAGGTTTGCAAAGCAAGACAAAAATATGACTGTAACATATTCTGTCAGTAAGGAAAATGACAACCAAAACGGTTTGCATTATTCTCCAGGCTTCAGTGATAGTAACGTGGAGGTGGTTTTCTGCCGTTATCTCCAAGGAACTTTTACAGTACAAAATGAAACAACAACATCGTTGTAAACCCTGGGTTTTAGGACTTACTTATTAGGATTTCACAATCAAAACAGCAACCTTTTCCCCAATGTTTAATACATCGATCTGTCTCAATGACATTAAGTACCACTCAGTCATAAAAAGAAGGCCATCTGATCTGTTAAAAAGAAAACAAGAGTAAAGAGTGAAACAACAATACTAATTAATTCCACTATGTCCATCAGTTCTGGCCAGACAGTCTTGATTTTCCATAGGAATCAAATGTTTCTGTTTGGCCAGCTGACGTCTCCCAAACGGTCTGTAAAAATTACTTGAGGTTAATGCTAAGGTAACAGGAAAATCTGATAGGTAACGTTTCCAAGCAATTCTACTAACAGCACAGCGGAGAAAAACATTGTTGAGCATTTCTCAAGAATCTCAGAATACCAACCAGTCAGAGGAACTCTCCCACTTGTTCCTGTGGGCAAACAAACACCATCCACATGCTTAGGGATCATGATTTTGGtaataaatacatccacagccaTGTGAAACTTCTAGAGATACGGATATAGCTACTGGTCTCAGTGACATTTTTAGAGATGCAGATATAGCTACTAATCTCTGTGATGACTACAAGCCAAAGTGGGACTACAAAACACCTGGTCCTTTCACAATTCATGTGACAATTGTGCTTGTTTGATTTCCTTTCTCATTTCATAATCTCTTTCACACACGTCTTTCTCTTTGTACTCCAAGACAGACCTCTCACATTCActgctcttctttcttcttcctgGCGTTCCTTGACACAGTGGTTCTTCTCCCCCTGTTCTCTTGTAGCTCAATGTTCCCTGAGAGCCCAAGGTCTACCTTACTTCCATACCATGAGGGGTCTCTCCTCGCGCTTCTGCCAGGGACTCTTCTTGTTCCCCTCCTCGTCTTTATCATCGGCATCCTCCCCGTCCTCGGGGCTGGTGGCTGAGTCCCTGCGTGTCACCTCACCGGTGGAGGTAGTGGTGGTACTGCTCCGGGCGCTGTTATCCCGGCTGCGGCCCTTCCGAGGGAACGTGCCACCGCGGGTGGTCGTCTCTGGGGCCTCGTCCAGCAGCGGTCCCAGAGAATTGTCCTCTGGAGAGTACATGGCAGCGTGGCtctcgctgctgctgctgggggggTCTGTGTTGTCGATGCAGGGGAGTTTAGTATAGGTCTTCCCTGCGTGACCTTTCCTCTCAGACGCCGCTGCAGCCTCTTTTGCTTCCTtggccttcctctcctcctttcccttccGCTGCTTTATGTTGGCTTCACGAGCGACGTCTACCCTGTTGTCATGATGACTCCCCGTggctcctccacctccccctcctccaggGATGCTGAGAGATTCTCCCCCCAGCTCGATGTAGGAGTGACGAACCAGGGAATTGGAGCGACCGTCCAGGGAGACGAACCAGGCCCGGGGTTGCGGCTTCACCCCCAGCTCAAGAAGCTTCTTCTCCGTCAGCGCCTGCAGCTCTCCGTTCATCTGAGAAATGGTGTTGTCGTTGAACAGGACCGGGATGCGGACTGGAGCCGCGTTAGGGTCCGAGGCCCAGTTAGAGTGTCCCTCTGAGTCCTCCCTCTGCTGGCCTGGTTCTtccccttcctcatcctcctgtTGATGATTCTGTTGTTGCTGGTTCTGTTGTTTCTGCTGCTGGTTCTGGTGTACCTGTCCCTGCTGCCTGGGAAGGGTCATGCTAACCTGGATTCCCTCCATGTCATGCTGCATCTGTTGCTGCCTCTCCAGGGCCTGCTCCACCGCCGACAGGTCCGACGACAGGCGCATGTAGTGGGCCGGGATGACCAGCGTGGGCACCACACTCCGGTACATGCTCTCCTTCATCTGGTCCATGGAGTGGCAGAAAATGAGCTGGCCGGGCTGGGTGTTTAGAGAGTTGGGCCTGGCTAGGAGGTCCCCGGTCTGGGACGCTGAGTACTCTGGGGGCAGGCCAGAGTACTCCTGGTAGTGCCCAGCGAAGGGAGGCAGTAAAGGTGGTGGAGATGGTGGATCTGAGGAGTAACCCTGGTTGTCGTTGGCATTGTGATTTTGGTGGTTGTGGCGATTTCCAGGATCATGGGTATTATCCTCCGCTGAGCTGAAGCTGCGGGTGTCGTTGCGGAGCAGCAGCTGAGGATCCAAGTTGTTAGTGTTAGTAGAGCGTGTTGTCACCTTCATGGGAAAACTCTCCCCACCGCCACGCCTGGTGATATTGTCCGTGTTCACCTTGGCGTGGCGCTTGGCCTTTCCTGGGGGCGTGTGCCGGAAGAAATCCTCCCTGGAGCTGTGGAGATCCCGGGTGGAGGACAGGTCTGATTTGAGGGCGTCTGGGTCACCCCCGGTGGAGGACGCTGTGTCGATGTGGATGTGGCCTGAGCTGATGAGGTTGAGGTGGGACATGGAGGTGCATTGATCTCTCTTGGAGCCGTCCAGGCCGGAGGACACATGCATCTTGCCGTGACGGTACTGTTGCCGCGGTTTCAGACATCTCCGCCTTAAACAAAACATAACAGAGAAGGGTAAAGGGAGAATGCAACCAAACACACATTTTAACACCCCGTAGACAGGAAATGAAACAACAAATAGAGTCCTGGAGTATCCCGGAttggttatttttttcttttacatttttGACCCAGCCCAGTAATAACACCACTGATTCAACTAAGCAAGTGCTTGACATggttcaattccatttaaattccagtcaattcagaaagtagtTCCATATTCCTtgttgaaaagcattgaagagaattggcaTTGGAACTTCAGTGTACTTCCTggattgactggaatttaaatggaatttaccCTAAACCTGGTGATTGACGACTCGTTGAGCAGCTAGTTCAAAACTAGTGCTGGGTTGGAACAAAAATGTGCTACACTGGGATTGACTACTCCAGGACCTGAGTTGAGACACGCTGGGCCTGATACCAACCTGCAGTAGTAGAGCAGCAGACAGAGCAGCACCAGCACCAGCAGAGCCAGGGAGCCCAGGATGGTCAGGAGGAAGACGGTGTGGTAGGTGGTGATGTCTCGCAGGCCCGTGGGGTTTAAAGCTGAGCCTGCAACATAGGGGTACATCGTAAAACATTTCCTGTCATTTTTATagtaaattactggcagcacaGTAGCCTGTAGGTTACTGTAAATCTATAGTAAAATACAGGCAGCACAGaagccagtaaattactgtacaTTTCCAGGACCTTTACTGAAACACACATTTACAAAATATTACTGTAACACTTGACTACAGCTACATGCTGTATTTCccgaatatacagtgcattactgGAAGCATAGTAGTTAGTAAACTGTTGCACATTTACAGTGCAGGCAGCTAGCGCCAACGATGGGCAATATTTCTGTTAGGTATTTCACTAGTTTCAATACCTATTTAGTCATTTGTATTTCACTGGCCTGAAGTACAATTCATGTATTTTGTAACAGTTTAAttataatacatgtattttgtattttctaatacaaaaataaacgTGCAAGTAGCCCGCTTAACGACAACACCATTCTCGTTTAATGCACTcactgtaagtcactctagataagagtgaattaccaaaatgtaaatgtaaaaatgaacagttGCAAAGCACACTGCAGGCATTATTCTAATAAGCTTCTCCCCCAAACAAGGCCACAtttgataaaaatacaaatagtttgaGGGCAGAGCTCACGAGAATAATACCCAGCAGTGtgctttgcaagtgttcatttttaaatggatattttggtcatttagcagacactcttgtccagagcaacttacagtcagtgcattaacTAAGGTTGATAAAaacacagtcatagcaagtaaaccGTTTCTGTCactgttactgagaatgttgttgtagttaCGGATACATTGGTCTTCTATTTGTAACAAGATACCTTTTGATGTATCTTTTCCCACCTCTGGTTAGTGCCAATATTACGTTACTGTAATATTCACAGTAACTTGCTACCAGATTCTTGTGAGTTACTGTAATATCAGTGCAACGATACAGTACAATACCGTAAGAAAGTAAATGCTACTGTACTCGTAAAAttggtattttactgtaattacatgggattggtgcaag
This window harbors:
- the LOC111980925 gene encoding protein FAM171A2, which encodes MPTSKAIWMNGHLSGIDDVAVRMPPPHTPRLLVLFLFLGNLWEGLAKSILDQGALEVLVRVQVFDNSDLSPLAEAAVDVYGNQSTLASSKAGKDGVVMVTFLYRPGTWVIVTATKQGFVTNSAPWHASRIPLYASVSLYLLPQRPATLILYDDIVQVLLGSPGVKNQPWIQLQRKAVALALNSTNPELSAVLTSAQSQYEIGGFPYPLGLESNATGANSSWVELTAVAAVNAQLFSRNGTGVQVWDPVHICIPLPLDTPLQTATSVPVWRFDDKTGLWVRKGTGYIKKEGAQLTWSFVANQLGYWLAAFPSTTGSALNPTGLRDITTYHTVFLLTILGSLALLVLVLLCLLLYYCRRRCLKPRQQYRHGKMHVSSGLDGSKRDQCTSMSHLNLISSGHIHIDTASSTGGDPDALKSDLSSTRDLHSSREDFFRHTPPGKAKRHAKVNTDNITRRGGGESFPMKVTTRSTNTNNLDPQLLLRNDTRSFSSAEDNTHDPGNRHNHQNHNANDNQGYSSDPPSPPPLLPPFAGHYQEYSGLPPEYSASQTGDLLARPNSLNTQPGQLIFCHSMDQMKESMYRSVVPTLVIPAHYMRLSSDLSAVEQALERQQQMQHDMEGIQVSMTLPRQQGQVHQNQQQKQQNQQQQNHQQEDEEGEEPGQQREDSEGHSNWASDPNAAPVRIPVLFNDNTISQMNGELQALTEKKLLELGVKPQPRAWFVSLDGRSNSLVRHSYIELGGESLSIPGGGGGGGATGSHHDNRVDVAREANIKQRKGKEERKAKEAKEAAAASERKGHAGKTYTKLPCIDNTDPPSSSSESHAAMYSPEDNSLGPLLDEAPETTTRGGTFPRKGRSRDNSARSSTTTTSTGEVTRRDSATSPEDGEDADDKDEEGNKKSPWQKREERPLMVWK